In Ostrinia nubilalis chromosome 10, ilOstNubi1.1, whole genome shotgun sequence, a single genomic region encodes these proteins:
- the LOC135075294 gene encoding G-protein coupled receptor Mth2-like isoform X2: protein MIYGVLLLALTAQSFGLKVCDRLNSVDISDGDMSNDSLTVVKAGIKYASNEYFYDEESGSLRGCECKRQTCIRKCCPIGLGYDPRKKTCVPVTEEFDPPVWNKYRRLEGVRAVDRFRFITQKHNCTDPEVRVRTGQVTQNYHIVQDGSLYVEMPNVIPPWTVRGPDKYCIDTFVFEDEYGGRTTRLDALVCFAENQEDHHYVLSSTCMLISCVFILATCAVYAWLPELRNLHGRVLMAYLSCLFVGFSFLTAMQILLVVDNITPLTCVIMTIIIYFSLLVAFFWLNVMSFDIWWTFSGKRGLSLEKLSTRGRFYAYALYAFSIPTALTILMTALEFSGLPPHPLLPMLRHQGCFLFGTSKLIYLYGPITILCAANMIFFVLTALKITQIKQQTSVLKSKESSTHDQHRNDRQRLLLYVKLFAVMGINWILEVISAIYPQANNVWRITDAYNVLIGVIIFIIFVCKRKIFHLIKKRVGLAENQTNGAKRLLPTEQIQATPR, encoded by the exons ATGATCTACGGAGTACTTTTACTGGCGCTAACTGCACAAAGTTTTGGTCTAAAAGTGTGTGATAGACTTAACAGTGTAGACATAAGTGATGGTGATATGTCAAACGATAGTTTAACAGTTGTTAAAGCCGGGATTAAGTATGCCAGCAACGAGTACTTTTACGACGAAGAAAGCGGCAGTCTTAGAGGATGCGAGTGTAAAAGGCAGACTTGTATTAGAAAATGCTGTCCCATTGGGCTTGGTTATGATCCAAGGAAGAAAACCTGTGTTCCAGTGACGGAGGAGTTTGATCCTCCGGTCTGGAATAAATACAGGAGGCTGGAGGGAGTGAGGGCCGTGGATAGGTTCCGCTTCATCACTCAGAAGCACAACTGTACGGATCCTGAGGTCAGGGTGCGGACCGGGCAGGTGACCCAGAACTATCATATTGTGCAG GATGGCTCCCTCTACGTGGAGATGCCCAACGTAATCCCCCCATGGACGGTCCGTGGCCCAGACAAGTACTGCATCGACACCTTCGTCTTCGAAGACGAGTATGGAGGCAGAACCACTCGGTTGGACGCGCTGGTCTGCTTCGCTGAGAACCAGGAGGACCATCATTATGTGCTGAGCAGCACTT GTATGCTAATATCATGCGTGTTTATCCTGGCTACGTGCGCGGTATACGCATGGCTGCCCGAGCTTCGGAACCTCCACGGGCGAGTTCTGATGGCTTACCTCAGCTGCCTCTTCGTCGGTTTCTCCTTCCTGACAGCCATGCAGATCTTGTTGGTGGTTGACAACATCACGCCGTTGACGTGCGTCATTATGA CTATCATCATCTACTTCTCTCTGCTGGTGGCTTTCTTCTGGCTCAACGTGATGAGCTTCGACATTTGGTGGACTTTCAG CGGCAAACGCGGCTTGTCTCTTGAGAAGCTGTCAACTCGAGGGCGGTTCTATGCATACGCGCTGTATGCGTTCAGCATCCCTACCGCGCTGACCATCCTGATGACTGCGCTGGAGTTCTCCGGTCTGCCTCCGCACCCGTTACTGCCGATGCTGAGACACCAGGGCTGCTTCTTATTTG GCACAAGCAAACTCATATACCTGTACGGACCCATCACCATCCTCTGCGCGGCAAACATGATCTTCTTCGTTCTGACGGCGCTGAAGATAACCCAGATTAAGCAGCAGACGTCGGTGCTGAAGTCCAAAGAGAGTTCCACCCACGACCAGCACAGGAATGACAGGCAAAG GCTTCTACTCTACGTGAAGTTGTTCGCTGTTATGGGCATAAATTGGATCCTCGAGGTGATCAGCGCCATCTACCCGCAAGCCAACAACGTGTGGCGCATCACCGACGCGTACAACGTCCTCATCGGcgtcatcatcttcatcatcttcGTCTGCAAGAGGAAGATCTTCCATCTCATCAAGAAAAG GGTGGGGTTGGCTGAAAATCAAACGAACGGTGCTAAAAGATTGTTACCGACTGAACAG ATACAAGCAACTCCGAGGTGA
- the LOC135075294 gene encoding G-protein coupled receptor Mth2-like isoform X1 codes for MIYGVLLLALTAQSFGLKVCDRLNSVDISDGDMSNDSLTVVKAGIKYASNEYFYDEESGSLRGCECKRQTCIRKCCPIGLGYDPRKKTCVPVTEEFDPPVWNKYRRLEGVRAVDRFRFITQKHNCTDPEVRVRTGQVTQNYHIVQDGSLYVEMPNVIPPWTVRGPDKYCIDTFVFEDEYGGRTTRLDALVCFAENQEDHHYVLSSTCMLISCVFILATCAVYAWLPELRNLHGRVLMAYLSCLFVGFSFLTAMQILLVVDNITPLTCVIMTIIIYFSLLVAFFWLNVMSFDIWWTFSGKRGLSLEKLSTRGRFYAYALYAFSIPTALTILMTALEFSGLPPHPLLPMLRHQGCFLFGTSKLIYLYGPITILCAANMIFFVLTALKITQIKQQTSVLKSKESSTHDQHRNDRQRLLLYVKLFAVMGINWILEVISAIYPQANNVWRITDAYNVLIGVIIFIIFVCKRKIFHLIKKRYKQLRGDPMSRNQTTVSSRTSSRDESRLNSIRMHEK; via the exons ATGATCTACGGAGTACTTTTACTGGCGCTAACTGCACAAAGTTTTGGTCTAAAAGTGTGTGATAGACTTAACAGTGTAGACATAAGTGATGGTGATATGTCAAACGATAGTTTAACAGTTGTTAAAGCCGGGATTAAGTATGCCAGCAACGAGTACTTTTACGACGAAGAAAGCGGCAGTCTTAGAGGATGCGAGTGTAAAAGGCAGACTTGTATTAGAAAATGCTGTCCCATTGGGCTTGGTTATGATCCAAGGAAGAAAACCTGTGTTCCAGTGACGGAGGAGTTTGATCCTCCGGTCTGGAATAAATACAGGAGGCTGGAGGGAGTGAGGGCCGTGGATAGGTTCCGCTTCATCACTCAGAAGCACAACTGTACGGATCCTGAGGTCAGGGTGCGGACCGGGCAGGTGACCCAGAACTATCATATTGTGCAG GATGGCTCCCTCTACGTGGAGATGCCCAACGTAATCCCCCCATGGACGGTCCGTGGCCCAGACAAGTACTGCATCGACACCTTCGTCTTCGAAGACGAGTATGGAGGCAGAACCACTCGGTTGGACGCGCTGGTCTGCTTCGCTGAGAACCAGGAGGACCATCATTATGTGCTGAGCAGCACTT GTATGCTAATATCATGCGTGTTTATCCTGGCTACGTGCGCGGTATACGCATGGCTGCCCGAGCTTCGGAACCTCCACGGGCGAGTTCTGATGGCTTACCTCAGCTGCCTCTTCGTCGGTTTCTCCTTCCTGACAGCCATGCAGATCTTGTTGGTGGTTGACAACATCACGCCGTTGACGTGCGTCATTATGA CTATCATCATCTACTTCTCTCTGCTGGTGGCTTTCTTCTGGCTCAACGTGATGAGCTTCGACATTTGGTGGACTTTCAG CGGCAAACGCGGCTTGTCTCTTGAGAAGCTGTCAACTCGAGGGCGGTTCTATGCATACGCGCTGTATGCGTTCAGCATCCCTACCGCGCTGACCATCCTGATGACTGCGCTGGAGTTCTCCGGTCTGCCTCCGCACCCGTTACTGCCGATGCTGAGACACCAGGGCTGCTTCTTATTTG GCACAAGCAAACTCATATACCTGTACGGACCCATCACCATCCTCTGCGCGGCAAACATGATCTTCTTCGTTCTGACGGCGCTGAAGATAACCCAGATTAAGCAGCAGACGTCGGTGCTGAAGTCCAAAGAGAGTTCCACCCACGACCAGCACAGGAATGACAGGCAAAG GCTTCTACTCTACGTGAAGTTGTTCGCTGTTATGGGCATAAATTGGATCCTCGAGGTGATCAGCGCCATCTACCCGCAAGCCAACAACGTGTGGCGCATCACCGACGCGTACAACGTCCTCATCGGcgtcatcatcttcatcatcttcGTCTGCAAGAGGAAGATCTTCCATCTCATCAAGAAAAG ATACAAGCAACTCCGAGGTGATCCCATGTCCAGGAACCAGACGACCGTGTCCTCCCGGACCTCCTCCCGCGACGAGAGCCGCCTCAACTCTATCAGGATGCACGAGAAATGA